A stretch of DNA from Papio anubis isolate 15944 chromosome 4, Panubis1.0, whole genome shotgun sequence:
CTGTTtctttcctaatattttattgtgaCATTTTCAAACACAGCAAAAATGAAAGACTTTTTACCCCGAACTCTCCTGGGACCATCACTTAGCTTGCACCTTAACCTTGTACTGGGCTGAAGGTTACCACGTTGTGGGTTTTTTCCAGTGTTGTTTTCAGCATGTTTCTGAAGGAAACaggtttgggtttgtttgtttttgttttgagacagggtctcactctgttgcgtaggctggagtgcagtggtgcaatcatagctcactgaagccttggcCTCCTTCCTTTCTGGGCTCAGgggagtctcctgtctcagcctctagagtggctgggactataggtgtaccgcaccacacccagctaattgttttatttatttatttatttattttagagatggggtttccccatgttgtccatggctggattatttatttatttatttttgaaatgaagtctcactctgtcgcccaggctggagtgcagtggcatgatctcgactcactgcaacctctgcctcccgggttcaagcgattctcctgcctcagccttctgaatagcagggactatagacatccgccaccatgcccagctaatttttgtatttttagtagagatggggtttcaccaagtcagccaagctggtcttgaactcctggcctcaggtgatccacccacctctgcctcccaaagcattaggattacaggcgtgagccactgctcccagcctggattatttttaagagacaaggtcttgatctgctgcccaggctggagtgcagtgctgtggtcatagctcactgcaaccttaaactcctttgctcaaacgatcctcctgcctcagcctcctgagtagctggaaccacagacatgcgccacacctagctaacttttaaggtttttttggtagagatgggggggtctcactatgttgcccaggctggtctcaaactcctggggtcaggcGATACTcttggagtgctgggattacaagtgtgagccaccacgcccagcctgaggAAACAAGTTTTGAAAGGAAAAGTAGCGCAGCTCTTATTAAGGCCGTTGGGTGGTTGCATCATGTTTCACTTTGAAACAAACgtgctgttttctttctcattctaggTGAATGTAAAAGCTTTAAAGATAAATTCATGAAGTGTCTTTATGACAATCgttttgaaaatgctttgtgcAGAAATGAATCCAAAGAATATTTAGAATGCAGGATGGAGAGGTAAGTACAGCTAAGCGTTATGACTTCCATTTCCCACTACtccaattaaaactttttttttcctgaaaggcATCACGGTGTGTCTTTTTCAGCCCTGGGATTCAGCTAGTGTTTTTCAGGACTGTAGAATTGTTTGCCCTTGAAATGGAGGCTTATCAGATGAAATTGTACCAAAAGCTGTTTCCCAATCTTGGGAACCTCCTCTTGAGCGATAGCGTTATACATCATTGCATTCCCGAGAgcattttctttccacatttggTTGCTACCGACCTGTCATTAAGGTTTCAAAATCGTGCATCATAAAAATGCTGACTGAGTCAAAAGATTGAAGGTCGTGGGtatacaatttctttcttttgcattctcAGACATTAAAAATATGCACTGGGTTGTTTTGCTCCACTTAGAGTTGTTTGGAATGTGACAGGGAGGACAATAGACTATTCAAGAAATGATGAAAGATGAATGGTTCTTCCTTTCGTAACCAGAACTCACCAAAGCTcacttttaaacaaaacaaacgcGTTTGTAGCTATGATCCCCACAGCTTTTACTTAAAATAAGAGCTGTCCTAATCCTTATGCAAAAAAAGCACATAGCATGTAATTATATGATGGTGGTGGgagcttttatttttgcttttcgaGGCCATGATTAGCTCACTAAGCATTTCAGTCTTCAGACAGCTGTGTCTGTGCTGAAGACAGGTTGACAATTCACCATCTACTTtgagttcttttcattttcccataaCAGACTCAGACATTTCCCTCAAGGCAAAAATCCGTTGTGCCTTTCAGGCCACACAGGTGTGTTCGGGGTTATTTGTGTGGACATTTGGGGCCGTAAGGATGATGGGCCTTCTCAGCGGTGTGGACTTCCAGTGAGGCCACATTCTGCCTTTGGGGCTGTTGCTCAGGCTCTTCCACGGCTCACATTTGTCCAAGGACCACACTGAGTCTGTCCCTTACCATCTCTAATTGTTTATAAGTAGCACGCTGGCTGGAGCCACGTGTTTAAATTAGTCTGAAATTAATGCATCTTTAGAAAACTGGAACTGAGAATTTCTCCATGGCGCTGCCAAGCTTTAGAGACCATATGAATTGGGCTCTATTCATGTGAGGGTGTGAGCAGGTCTCCTGCCTCATGCTCAGCTTCCCCATGAGACTCCTGAGGacagtggggaggaagggagccaGGGCCAGTGCCTCAGGTGGCCTCGCGATTGGCCAGGCGATGTTTAGGCAAATGTGCAGGGCACGTGTttctgatttcattgtttttttatttttatttttattttttttgagacggagtgtcagtcgcccaggctggagtgcagtggcacgatctcagctccctgtaagctccgcctcccaggttcatgccattctcctgcctcagcctcccgagtagctgggactacaggcgcctgccaccacgcccggctaactttttgtatttttagtagagacggggtttcaccgtgttagccgggatggtctcgatctcctgacctcgtgatccacctgcctcagcctcccaaagtgctgggattacaggcgtgagcaccgtacccggcctttttttttctttttttcctttttttttaaaaatcctgctcCTTCTGTAAGGTCAGTTATTTTGACTGTAGAATTTTGATTGGTTATTTGTTCATGAAAATCATCAAACATACAGAAGTTGAGGATAATCTGCCTCCCGTAACTGGCACTCGCCCTGTTTTtagccatttcttttcttcctttttctttctgtgctaaAATCCCAGACGTGACTTTACTCccacctctgtgtgtgtctgttttagaaaatgaaccactatagagttttaaaaagtttactttaataaactttaaaataaactttaaactttaagtttatttaaaataaactctaaactttaagtttatttaaaataaacttttaaaaagttgtcttGTGAGGACTTGGACCATGTTAGCCTGATGTGAAAATATAGGTGTGTTTTAGATGACTACCGTGGTCTGAGATCTCAAGCCTCTGCAGTGATTTAGCAGTTCACGTCCTGTCCTGGGGATTAGGCACCGGGGGTAACACAGACACCCTGGTGGAGCAGCCTCACCCCCTGCCAGCAGCACAGAGTGCATGGGGGCCTCATGGGATGGTGGCTGGGCCTCCTGGCTGGGTTGTGGGGAGGGTAAAGGAGGCCATCCCTATAAAGCACACAGCAGGATCGGGGGGCATGTCACCATGTGTGTGTGAGTTCACATGGTTGTTACTATTGTCCTGAAGAGTGTGGGGCCCATAAAAAAGTCATGCTGAGTCGTGAATTTCACGTCGCTAAGATGGCTGCACTGCGATAAACAGCTGGGAATTActttggccggatgtggtggctgacgtctgtagccccggcactctgggaggccaagcaggagaatcacttgagctcaggagttcaagaccagcctgggcaacatagtgaaaccctgtatctacaaaaaatgtcttaaaaaattagctggctgggtgcagtggctcatgcctataattccaacactttgggagactgaggtgggcagatcacttgaggtcaggagttcaagaccagcctaaccaaaatGGTGAGaccccaggcgtggtggcaggcgcctgtaatcccagccacttgggaggctgaggcagggagaattgcctgaacctgggaggtggaggttgtagtgagccgagatcatgccgctgtactccagcctaggcaacagagtaggactctgtctcaaaaaaaaaaaaaaaaaaaaattagctggccgggcacggtggctcatgcctataatcccagcactttgggaggccgaagtggatgatcacatgaggtcaggagttcgagaccagcctgacccatatggtgagaccccgtctctactaaaactacaagaattagctgggcgtggtggtgtgcacctgtagtctcagctactcaggaggctgaggcagaagaatcacttggacctgggaggcagaggctgcagtgagccgagatcgcatcactgccctccagcctgggcaacagagcgagactgtctctgggaaaaaaaaaaaaaaaacttagccgtgCATGATGGCATACATCTGCAGTCTCaactacccaagaggctgaggtgggaggatcacttgagcccaggagttcaaggctgcagtgaacttgAACcgctgattgcaccactgcatcccagcctgggagacaaagtgagaccctgtctctaaaaaaaaaaaaaagatcagataaCCATTGACCGCAGTCTCAGTTCCACCTGGGCGGATGGCAACCTAAGGTCTCCTCTGCCAGGGTGCCATGGAAGGTGGCGGGCagaggttccagggattagggcgTGAACATCTTTAGGGGTCATTATTCTGCCAATAAAGGCAAGTCTGGGAGGTCAGTGTGAAGCTGTTGTCCAGATACATCTTTTACCAGAATGTGGGGAAGTGGTGTGTCCTGGGGGCAGCAGGCGCAGCTGCCCTTCTTGGGCATCCCAGGAGGCCCCAGGCCTTAGGCCCTGGGATGTCTCTAAGGGGTCATGTCCTCATTGCCCTGTTGACTCTGCCCACTGGGGAAGGCGCCAGGCACGGGGGCCAAGGCCGAGGGGCCTGTCTCCCAGGACGTAGATAGGGGTGGCAGGACCCCCGGTTTGTGGTGAGAAGCCAGGGCCTGCAAGGGCCCCTCTCGTCCTCCCTGCGCCTCCCGCCCTGacagctttctctttttcttttagaaaattgaTGCTACAAGAACCATTGGAGAAACTGGGATTTGGAGACTTGATTGGTGGAAAATCAGAggcaaaaaaatgaattttgatgaGAAGACCCCTAGGCCATGTTCAGTGGTCTCTCGGGATGGAGGGCATCATCCTGCCTCTTAGGTCGGCGAAGGCCTGCGTGTAGTGTCCTTAGAAACAGGCTTCAAATAGAGGCTCCACCCCTGTGGGGGCGTCTCCTGGGTAGGGAAGTGGCGTCCTGTTTTCCCTTAGGAGGGTGTTTCTGCATTGAACCCCTGAGTGGGACGGCGTTCCCTGcaaggctgggagggaggggagcgTGGGGCAAGACCCTCGTCTTCGAGgccggggccctcttgtatgggGCGGTTTTATGTTGCAGTCCTCTGATACTTTCTGAGTTCAAACAGGTAAATGTGCATAAATTTCAGTCCCTTCTGAACACAGATATCATCAGGAAATCACCATTCCCTAGCAGGATGTTTTCATGTTTGTATTCGTATATGCCAGTTCATttccttaaagaaagaaaaaaaaaaagtggaacacAGAGTAGGAAGTGAGAACCTTCTGGCTTTGGATGGATTTGACTTCTTGATTCTTTCTGGTTTTGCCTGAATACCAAGTAGCTTCATGATCAAAGGGTCATTTTCTGATTTGTATCAGACCGTATTTATAAAGCTGGGTATTTAATTTCAATAACTCctatattttaacagaaaaagagaacCTGAGTCCATTTGCAGGCTCGCACCAGCTGTCTTCTGTGCCAGTGAGCTCTGCCTAAGATCCCTGGCACATGTTCGCAGCACGGCCTGGCCCCTGAGCAGAGTTCTCAGCCCGTCTGCGCCAGAGTTGCCTGTGGGTCACGGAAACCCAGCCCGGGTCCACCCAGTGCATCAGGCCAGCCGGGGCCCAAACCTGTGGATGGAACGCAGGTGCTTGCACATCTGCGGCCTCAGCCAGACCTGTCCCCTTCCCAGGCGTTGTTGGAAAGGGGCTGGCTCCTGTCTGGTCAGTGGAGGGCGGTGGCAGGagatggggtgggaggatccAAGTCACGTCCTCTCTGGCGACCCTGGCAGTAGCTGTCTCTAAGCCCTGGCAGGTGGGGCCACCAGCCTGGCTGACCTCGGGCTCCAGGAAACAGGCTGCCCTCACCCCTCCTGCCTGTGGGTGGCTGAGGCTTCTCAGCCCATCTCCAGTTCTCTGCAGCAAAGGCCCTCTGTTTCTGTCCTGCAGTGGTGGCCCTTTTGTGGTTAAACATGTCCCCCCCTCCCCACAGAACTGAGTACTTGTTGCAAGTGGGCTCGCCCAACCCTGTGTCCCTGCACCCATGGGTTCTACGACTTGCTTCCGCTGCAGCTGTCACTATCCCATGTCTGCTCTCTGTCAGGCCTCTAAGTGCTGCAGACATATTAACATATCACCGCTAGTTTGAAAAGTCTTATTTGTTATCAGAATATTTCGTGTAGGCACAGGGTTGCCCCAGCACTGTTTGTGGCAACCCCAGTGTCCTCACAGCATGCGGGAGCTGTGACGCAGCCACCGTGGAGTCCACGCTGACACGGTGCAGCCATGTGCCATGAGCTCACCGACGCAGTGCGGCTGTGTGGCGTGAGCTTACTGTGAAACGGAGACAGGGACATAGGAAACTACAAAGGAGAACCCCAGAAGGAGGAGCCGGAGCTGATGGGCGTGGCCGGCCGTGAGCCCCTCCAAGCACCCCTGGGAGTGGAGTTCTGGCTGTCATGGCAGAGGGTTTCACATGCTCAAAAAGTAAACGAACCAGGATATGAGGGGAACACAACAGGCCGTGCCCACGGAGCGCCTGGGCCCAGGCCGTGGCCTCTTCACACCGCACTCTAACCCACCATCGGGAGCGCTCGGCCGGGGCTGGGGCCTGCCTCTTCCCTTGAACCACACTCTGACTCGCTGATGGGTGCCCCGGGGCCAGAGCCTTCCTCTTCGTGCCGCACTCTGACTCGTCAGGAGTGTGGGGCAGACTATGGACCAAAGCTGGGAGAGACAGGAAAGATACTGCACTCTAGggagtgaatttcttttttccgTGTACGATTCTGAAGCTATATTCTGAGATGGAAAAAACTAGAAGTACATTGTGGATGATAAAAGGCAGGCGTATTGATCTCCTGCTTTTCTAACATACAAAGGTACCTGGATAGAGAAATAGAGTGATCGCTGTTACCTGCCCAGGGTATCCTCTGAGACCCCAGCGGATACCTGAAGCCGCGGATAGTCCTGAATCCTGTCCCATGTTTTTTCCTGTACGTACCTGTGATCAAGTCTGAGGTGTGACCGCAAAACTGACAGAACTTTCTGCTTCCTCTTCAAAATGTCACAGGTCGgagctgtgttctttttttttttgagacggcgtcttgctctgtcgcccaggctggagtgcagtggctggacctcagctcactgcaagctccacctcccgggtttacgccattctcctgcctcagcctcctgagtagctgggactacaggcgcccgccacctcgcccggctagttttttgtatttttttttagtagagacggggtttcaccgtgttagccaggatggtctcgatctcctgacctcgtgatccgccggtctcggcctcccaaagtgctgggattacaggcttgagccaccgtgcccggccatggaGCTGTGTTCTTACGGAAGATCTTAGCAACCTCGGCATATGGCTGTTTTAGTTCAGGAGTTTCCACCTTTTCCCTTAAAGGAAGTGCTTGGCAGCTTCTCTGGTATGTCTGAGTCGCCTGCATCAccactcttgtgctttggggccattattaagtaaaataaagacttCTTGGACCCAGGCGCCGCATCACCATGACGGTAGGTCTGATCACCGAGATGGCTACTGAGTGCCTGGCAGGCAGGGTGGCGTGGACAGCCTGGAATGCTGGACAGAGGGAGGGTTCACGTCCCGGCAGGACAGCTGCTCAGAACAGCATGGAATTGAAAACTCATGaatggtttatttctggaattttccgcTTAGTATTTTTGGAGCGTGgctgaccatgggtaactgaaactgtgtgTAAAGGGGACTATTGTGAGGGGCTGTGCACAAATGcttcccagctctgccctgaAGGCCTGAACGCAGCGCCCCCCACACTCAGGGTCTTGGCCCTGATACCATTCTCTAACCAAAGGAACCAGGGCCAGGCCAGAG
This window harbors:
- the LOC101000687 gene encoding cytochrome c oxidase assembly protein COX19, whose translation is MSTAMNFGTKSFQPRPPDKGSFPLDHLGECKSFKDKFMKCLYDNRFENALCRNESKEYLECRMERKLMLQEPLEKLGFGDLIGGKSEAKK